A section of the Triticum dicoccoides isolate Atlit2015 ecotype Zavitan chromosome 7A, WEW_v2.0, whole genome shotgun sequence genome encodes:
- the LOC119333227 gene encoding uncharacterized protein LOC119333227, protein MSSSSSIRSALHGRSVAVPLIGCPDCGEQVRFYRSSTDEHDGWIFYKCVNHHVTCDLWHWELEYVQHLVETRLLVGDAVVDAIGAIEDKREELERQRTESMAGRGTAGRVMAGRGRAGRHNYGSSSENKYATKQQIAMLLGFGPPIDHHHQIPFFFLIFHLQVRAPPDPFSPLSNSPNRSPCHLQLAGTMVSWDDLPSSSEDDSVTSKPPATISCEEWSGLATDLPSFRCGHGSLCEKNVAFESVDTGRRFLACAQKVLEEKKKKMENELRHFKLDFAKMVAEKEQAMSQLGSTQLTLTDLKEELEKKKIADKLVTNIHQVFRVKAEKERDQAVQERDDLKHEKRKLEYMIYDLFKHKEATKEKIRKLKGILNEFD, encoded by the exons ATGTCGTCTTCCAGCTCCATCCGCTCAGCGCTGCATGGCCGCTCCGTTGCTGTACCACTGATCGGGTGCCCGGATTGCGGCGAGCAGGTGAGGTTCTACCGGTCTAGCACCGATGAGCACGATGGATGGATCTTCTACAAGTGCGTGAACCACCAT GTCACTTGTGATCTCTGGCACTGGGAGCTTGAGTATGTGCAGCATCTGGTTGAAACAAGGCTTCTGGTTGGTGATGCTGTTGTAGATGCAATTGGTGCTATTGAGGACAAGAGGGAAGAGCTTGAGAGGCAGAGGACTGAATCAATGGCAGGCAGAGGCACAGctggaagggtcatggctggaagaGGCAGGGCTGGAAGACATAATTATGGCAGCTCCAGTGAGAATAAGTATGCTACCAAGCAACAAATTGCTATGCTTTTAGG CTTTGGTCCACCAATCGACCACCACCACcagatccccttcttcttcctcatctttcaTCTTCAAGTTCGTGCACCACCAGATCCCTTCTCTCCTCTGTCCAATAGCCCCAACAGAtccccttgtcatcttcagctagcaGGAACCATGGTGTCCTGGGATGATCTTCCCAGTTCTTCTGAAGATGACTCTGTGACCAGCAAG CCACCTGCCACAATATCCTGTGAGGAATGGAGTGGCTTGGCTACAGATCTGCCTAGCTTTAGATGTGGGCATGGATCTTTGTGTGAGAAGAATGTGGCATTTGAATCTGTTGATACTGGAAGAAGGTTTCTAGCTTGTGCACAAAAG GTTcttgaagagaagaagaagaagatggagaatGAGTTGAGGCATTTCAAGCTTGATTTTGCTAAGATGGTGGCTGAGAAGGAGCAGGCAATGAGCCAACTAGGCAGCACACAACTTACTCTGACTGATCTAAAGGAAGAACTTGAGAAgaagaagattgcagacaagttaGTAACCAACATTCACCAGGTATTCAGGGTTAAAGCAGAGAAAGAGAGGGACCAAGCAGTGCAAGAGAGGGATGACTTGAAGCATGAGAAAAGGAAGCTTGAGTACATGatttatgacctattcaaacacaaAGAGGCCACCAAGGAGAAGATAAGGAAGCTGAAGGGCATACTGAATGAATTTGATTGA